The Yersinia intermedia genome window below encodes:
- the prfA gene encoding peptide chain release factor 1 → MKSSIVAKLEALQERHEEVLAYLGDASVIADQDRFRALSREYAQLTDVTRCFKEWRSVQDDLEAAEMMLEDLEMREMAQEELKEAKARSEELEQQLQVLLLPKDPDDERDCFLEIRAGTGGDEAAIFAGDMFRMYSRYAEARRWKVEIMSASEGEHGGYKEVIAKVSGDGVFGQLKFESGGHRVQRVPETESQGRIHTSACTVAVMPAIPEAEMPEINAGDLRIDTFRSSGAGGQHVNTTDSAIRITHIPTGLVVECQDERSQHKNKAKAMSVLGARIRAAEMQKRQLAEASERRNLLGSGDRSDRNRTYNFPQGRVTDHRINLTLYRLDEVMEGKLDMLIQPIVQEYQADQLSALSEQD, encoded by the coding sequence ATGAAGTCTTCTATTGTTGCCAAACTGGAAGCGTTACAAGAGCGCCACGAAGAAGTGCTGGCGTATCTTGGCGATGCCAGCGTTATTGCCGATCAAGACCGTTTCCGCGCGTTGTCACGTGAATATGCGCAATTGACGGATGTCACCCGCTGTTTTAAAGAATGGCGCAGCGTGCAAGATGATCTCGAAGCCGCAGAAATGATGCTGGAAGATCTTGAAATGCGCGAAATGGCTCAGGAAGAATTGAAAGAAGCAAAAGCGCGCAGCGAAGAACTGGAACAGCAGTTGCAAGTGCTGCTGTTACCCAAAGACCCTGATGATGAGCGCGATTGTTTTCTGGAAATCCGTGCAGGAACCGGTGGTGATGAAGCGGCTATTTTTGCCGGTGATATGTTCCGCATGTACAGCCGTTATGCCGAAGCGCGTCGCTGGAAAGTTGAAATCATGAGCGCCAGTGAAGGCGAGCATGGTGGGTATAAAGAAGTGATTGCCAAGGTTTCCGGTGATGGTGTGTTTGGTCAGTTGAAATTCGAGTCAGGTGGTCACCGTGTGCAACGCGTGCCTGAAACCGAATCACAAGGGCGTATTCATACATCTGCTTGTACCGTCGCGGTAATGCCCGCTATTCCTGAAGCCGAAATGCCAGAAATCAATGCCGGTGATTTACGTATTGATACTTTCCGCTCGTCAGGTGCCGGTGGTCAGCACGTTAACACTACCGATTCGGCAATCCGTATCACCCATATTCCAACGGGTTTGGTGGTGGAGTGCCAGGATGAGCGCTCACAGCATAAAAACAAAGCCAAAGCGATGTCGGTGTTGGGTGCACGTATCCGTGCCGCTGAAATGCAAAAACGCCAATTAGCAGAAGCGTCCGAGCGCCGTAATTTACTTGGTTCTGGTGATCGTTCTGATCGTAATCGGACCTATAACTTCCCGCAGGGCCGTGTGACAGATCATCGGATTAACCTGACCCTCTATCGTTTGGATGAAGTGATGGAAGGCAAGCTGGATATGCTGATTCAGCCGATTGTGCAGGAATATCAAGCTGACCAGCTCTCTGCGTTGTCAGAGCAAGATTAA
- the hemA gene encoding glutamyl-tRNA reductase, which yields MTLLALGINHKTAPVSLRERVTFSPESIDQALVSLLQQPLVQGGVVLSTCNRTELYLSVEQQENLHEQLIAWLCSYHKLSPDEVRKSLYWHHGNDAVSHLMRVASGLDSLVLGEPQILGQVKKAFAESQRGQSLSGELERLFQKSFSVAKRVRTETEIGASAVSVAFAACTLARQIFESLSELNVLLVGAGETIELVARHLREHQVKHMIIANRTRERAQVLATEVGAEVITLPEIDARLADADIIISSTASPLPIIGKGMVERALKSRRNQPMLFVDIAVPRDIEPEVGKLSNAYLYSVDDLQAIIQHNMAQRQAAAVQAESIVQQESMNFMAWLRAQGAVETIRDYRSQAEQVRSEMTAKALAAIEQGASVEQVVNELAHKLTNRLIHAPTKSLQQAASDGDMERLQLLRDSLGLDQH from the coding sequence ATGACTCTGCTCGCATTAGGCATTAATCACAAAACTGCTCCTGTATCGTTACGTGAACGGGTGACATTTTCACCGGAATCGATCGATCAGGCGCTTGTCAGCTTGCTCCAACAACCGTTGGTGCAGGGCGGTGTCGTATTGTCTACGTGTAACCGGACTGAGTTGTACCTCAGCGTAGAACAGCAAGAAAATCTGCATGAACAACTTATCGCCTGGCTGTGTAGCTATCACAAACTCAGCCCGGATGAAGTGAGAAAAAGTCTGTATTGGCATCACGGAAATGACGCAGTCAGTCATTTAATGCGCGTTGCCAGCGGGTTAGACTCGTTGGTCTTAGGCGAGCCACAAATCTTGGGGCAGGTGAAAAAGGCCTTTGCTGAATCTCAGCGTGGTCAATCATTGTCTGGTGAGTTGGAGCGCTTGTTCCAAAAATCTTTCTCGGTGGCCAAGCGAGTTCGGACAGAAACAGAGATCGGTGCCAGTGCCGTTTCGGTGGCTTTTGCTGCCTGTACCCTGGCGCGTCAGATATTTGAGTCGCTTTCTGAACTGAATGTGTTGTTGGTTGGTGCCGGGGAAACCATTGAGCTGGTGGCACGTCATCTGCGTGAACATCAAGTCAAGCATATGATTATCGCTAACCGTACCCGTGAGCGAGCACAAGTGCTAGCGACAGAAGTGGGGGCCGAAGTGATCACGTTGCCGGAAATTGATGCCCGGCTGGCCGATGCCGATATCATTATCAGTTCAACTGCCAGCCCATTACCTATTATTGGTAAGGGGATGGTCGAACGTGCGTTGAAAAGCCGCCGCAATCAGCCGATGCTGTTTGTCGATATCGCCGTACCACGGGATATCGAACCGGAAGTGGGTAAACTGTCTAATGCCTATTTATACAGTGTTGATGATTTACAAGCGATAATTCAACACAATATGGCGCAACGTCAGGCCGCTGCAGTACAGGCCGAATCGATAGTACAGCAGGAAAGCATGAATTTTATGGCCTGGCTCCGTGCGCAAGGAGCGGTTGAAACTATTCGTGATTATCGCTCTCAGGCCGAACAGGTTCGCAGTGAAATGACGGCTAAAGCCTTGGCCGCCATTGAGCAGGGCGCTAGTGTAGAACAAGTGGTGAATGAATTGGCCCATAAGCTCACTAACCGCCTGATTCATGCTCCTACCAAATCCCTCCAGCAAGCCGCCAGCGATGGCGATATGGAGCGGTTACAATTATTACGCGACAGCCTCGGGCTGGATCAGCATTAG
- the lolB gene encoding lipoprotein insertase outer membrane protein LolB, translated as MSMYKISFYRLLPLATLLLAACSTTPPTGPATSPTSPQWRQHEQQLQQLSQFQTRGAFAYISEKQKVYARFFWQQTAPERYRLLLTNPLGSTELELVVQPGVTQLTDNQGKRYVSDDPQEMIQKLTGMSIPLESLRQWILGLPGDTTDFTLDDKYRLKQLTYKQNGMTWVVDYQEYNTQVTPALPSRMELSQGGQRIKLKMDNWTVK; from the coding sequence ATGTCGATGTATAAAATCAGTTTTTATCGCCTGCTCCCTTTAGCAACACTGTTACTGGCTGCCTGTAGCACCACCCCACCGACAGGGCCAGCGACCAGCCCAACATCGCCACAGTGGCGTCAACATGAGCAACAATTACAGCAATTGAGCCAATTCCAGACGCGGGGTGCTTTTGCCTATATCTCTGAAAAACAAAAAGTCTATGCGCGTTTTTTCTGGCAGCAAACCGCACCTGAGCGTTATCGCCTATTACTGACCAACCCGTTGGGCAGCACGGAACTGGAATTAGTGGTACAACCCGGCGTGACCCAGTTAACTGATAATCAAGGTAAACGCTATGTCAGTGATGACCCACAAGAAATGATTCAGAAGTTGACCGGGATGTCCATTCCATTAGAAAGCCTACGCCAATGGATTCTCGGGTTACCTGGTGATACCACTGACTTCACCCTTGATGATAAATACCGCCTTAAGCAACTGACGTATAAACAAAATGGGATGACGTGGGTGGTGGATTATCAGGAATACAATACTCAAGTGACGCCAGCATTACCAAGCCGTATGGAACTGAGCCAGGGCGGGCAGCGAATTAAACTAAAAATGGATAATTGGACTGTCAAATAA
- the ispE gene encoding 4-(cytidine 5'-diphospho)-2-C-methyl-D-erythritol kinase: MVSTQQHVWPSPAKLNLFLYITGQRADGYHELQTLFQFLDYGDQLTIVPRDDNQIRLLTPVAGVANEQNLIMRAARLLQQHSQQQPGAVKIPRGADISIDKRLPMGGGLGGGSSNAATVLVALNLLWQCGLSDEKLATLGLTLGADVPVFVRGHAAFAEGIGEKLQPAEPLEKWYLVVHPGVSIPTPIIFSDPELKRNTPVRPLAALLSTPYANDCEPIARKRFREVEQALSWLLEYAPSRLTGTGACVFAEFDTEASARQVLSIAPQWLHGFVARGVNVSPLHRVRSGKIESSEHR; the protein is encoded by the coding sequence ATGGTTAGCACGCAGCAACATGTGTGGCCCTCACCGGCCAAATTAAATCTGTTTCTTTACATCACCGGGCAACGGGCTGATGGTTATCATGAGTTACAAACCCTGTTCCAGTTTCTCGATTATGGCGACCAGTTGACTATTGTGCCACGAGATGACAATCAGATTCGCTTATTAACGCCAGTTGCGGGTGTTGCCAACGAGCAGAACTTGATAATGCGAGCGGCACGATTGCTGCAACAACACTCACAACAACAACCCGGCGCGGTAAAAATACCTCGGGGGGCCGATATCAGTATTGATAAACGCTTGCCGATGGGGGGAGGACTGGGTGGTGGTTCTTCCAATGCGGCAACGGTGTTGGTTGCACTCAATTTGCTGTGGCAATGTGGTTTGTCTGATGAAAAATTAGCCACCCTCGGGCTAACATTAGGTGCCGACGTACCGGTGTTTGTTCGTGGACATGCGGCCTTTGCTGAAGGAATTGGCGAGAAGTTGCAGCCAGCCGAGCCTTTAGAGAAGTGGTATTTGGTCGTACACCCCGGTGTAAGCATCCCAACACCAATTATTTTTTCCGATCCTGAATTAAAAAGAAATACGCCAGTTCGCCCACTGGCGGCGCTTTTAAGCACTCCATACGCAAATGATTGCGAACCGATCGCAAGAAAACGTTTTCGCGAGGTTGAACAGGCTCTTTCATGGCTGTTAGAATACGCTCCGTCACGCCTTACCGGAACCGGCGCTTGTGTGTTTGCAGAATTCGACACTGAAGCATCGGCCCGGCAGGTGTTAAGTATTGCCCCGCAGTGGTTGCATGGTTTTGTTGCTCGTGGTGTGAATGTTTCGCCCCTGCATCGTGTACGCTCTGGGAAAATTGAAAGCAGTGAGCACAGGTAG
- the prs gene encoding ribose-phosphate diphosphokinase: MPDMKLFAGNATPELAQRIANRLYTSLGDAAVGRFSDGEVSVQINENVRGGDIFIIQSTCAPTNDNLMELVVMVDALRRASAGRITAVIPYFGYARQDRRVRSARVPITAKVVADFLSSVGVDRVLTVDLHAEQIQGFFDVPVDNVFGSPILLEDMLQQNLENPIVVSPDIGGVVRARAIAKLLNDTDMAIIDKRRPRANVSQVMHIIGDVAGRDCVLVDDMIDTGGTLCKAAEALKERGAKRVFAYATHPIFSGNAVENIKHSVIDEVIVCDTIPLSAEIKALKNVRTLTLSGMLAEAIRRISNEESISAMFEH; encoded by the coding sequence GTGCCTGATATGAAGCTTTTTGCTGGTAACGCCACCCCGGAACTAGCACAACGTATTGCCAACCGTTTGTACACCAGTCTTGGTGACGCCGCTGTAGGTCGTTTTAGCGACGGCGAAGTGAGCGTGCAAATCAACGAAAATGTACGCGGTGGTGATATTTTCATCATCCAGTCCACCTGCGCACCCACGAACGATAACCTGATGGAACTGGTTGTCATGGTTGATGCCCTGCGTCGCGCCTCCGCAGGACGTATTACTGCTGTTATTCCTTACTTCGGTTACGCTCGTCAGGATCGCCGTGTGCGTTCTGCCCGTGTACCTATCACTGCCAAAGTTGTTGCCGATTTTCTCTCAAGTGTTGGGGTTGACCGCGTATTGACAGTGGATCTTCATGCTGAACAGATCCAAGGCTTCTTTGATGTTCCGGTTGATAACGTATTTGGTAGCCCAATCCTGCTGGAAGATATGTTGCAGCAGAATCTGGAAAACCCAATTGTTGTCTCTCCAGACATCGGCGGCGTTGTTCGCGCCAGAGCCATTGCAAAACTACTAAACGATACTGATATGGCGATTATCGACAAACGCCGCCCACGCGCTAACGTTTCTCAGGTGATGCACATCATCGGTGACGTGGCTGGCCGTGACTGCGTGTTGGTTGACGATATGATCGATACCGGTGGCACATTGTGTAAAGCAGCAGAAGCCCTGAAAGAACGTGGTGCCAAGCGTGTATTTGCTTACGCGACTCACCCGATCTTCTCTGGCAATGCGGTTGAAAATATCAAACATTCAGTTATCGATGAAGTGATTGTTTGTGACACGATCCCGTTGTCGGCTGAAATCAAGGCATTAAAAAATGTACGTACTCTGACTCTGTCTGGCATGTTGGCTGAAGCTATCCGCCGTATCAGCAATGAAGAGTCTATCTCTGCGATGTTTGAGCATTAA
- the ychH gene encoding stress-induced protein YchH: protein MKRKSAAMVGNVLMGLGLVTMVGGVGYSILTEVSQLGLPQFFAHGAVMSIFVGALLWLVGARIGGREEVADRYWWVKHFDKRCNRNQRHS from the coding sequence ATGAAACGTAAAAGCGCAGCAATGGTTGGTAATGTGCTGATGGGATTAGGTTTGGTTACTATGGTCGGAGGGGTGGGTTACTCAATCCTGACCGAGGTTTCTCAACTGGGTCTACCGCAATTCTTTGCCCATGGTGCCGTAATGAGTATTTTCGTCGGTGCACTGTTGTGGTTAGTCGGCGCACGTATCGGTGGGCGTGAGGAAGTTGCAGATCGCTATTGGTGGGTTAAGCACTTTGACAAACGTTGTAATCGTAATCAGCGCCATTCATAG